One window of Pyrus communis chromosome 12, drPyrComm1.1, whole genome shotgun sequence genomic DNA carries:
- the LOC137709737 gene encoding phospholipase A1-Ibeta2, chloroplastic-like, which translates to MLVGSTLPAHNLNLFPARRASFRNYTSALNPSTRAPSSCSYSAVSIKPGSNSTELTRLHLANLDKLLQTPPPPQTQLDSQPDIQIDKDPNDSGSLENKRRRLMEGLNLSQLWTQVKGAAEDMSPRHLNRLQRLLSKTGEYSPRNNLSTRWREYHGSNNWAGLLDPLDENLRREVVRYGEFIQAAYHSFHSNPAMSAEEAQVPRQVALPDRSYKVTKSLYATSSIGLPDWVDEARPDLGWMTQRSSWVGYVAVCDDKREIARMGRRDIVIALRGTSTCLEWAENLRAQLIQMPSTEEGEQRQARVECGFLSLYKTRGAHVPSLAESVVEEVRRLMEQYKGETLSITVTGHSLGAALALLVGDELKTCAENMPSVAVFSFGGPRVGNRGFTKRMDDKNVKVLRIVNSQDVITRVPGIFVGEGVLEEKLKNAKAGGFIDMIDRNMPLAYSHVGTELRVDTKMSPYLKPNADVACCHDLEAYLHLVDGFLASNCPFRENAKRSLARLLQDQGSNVKKLYISKANNLTSLNLEREFSQKNLEREGLMATCLPSPS; encoded by the coding sequence ATGCTCGTCGGATCAACGCTCCCAGCTCACAACCTCAACCTGTTTCCGGCCAGAAGAGCCAGCTTCAGAAACTACACGTCAGCATTAAACCCGTCAACGAGAGCTCCATCCTCTTGTTCTTATTCAGCTGTCTCCATAAAACCCGGTTCAAACTCCACCGAGTTGACTCGGCTCCACCTCGCCAACCTCGACAAGCTCCTCCAAACCCCACCTCCGCCCCAAACCCAACTCGACTCACAACCCGATATCCAAATAGACAAAGACCCGAATGATAGTGGGTCGCTCGAAAACAAGAGAAGGAGGCTTATGGAAGGGCTCAATCTTTCTCAGTTGTGGACGCAAGTGAAAGGCGCCGCCGAAGACATGTCTCCGAGACACCTCAATCGCCTGCAGCGCCTCCTGTCCAAGACTGGAGAGTACTCTCCCAGAAATAATCTCAGCACCCGGTGGCGCGAGTATCACGGTTCAAACAACTGGGCCGGACTACTTGACCCGCTGGATGAGAATCTCCGGCGAGAGGTCGTCAGATACGGTGAGTTTATCCAGGCGGCTTATCATTCCTTTCATTCAAACCCGGCCATGTCGGCAGAGGAGGCTCAGGTGCCTCGCCAAGTGGCGCTTCCCGATAGGTCTTATAAGGTAACCAAGAGCCTTTACGCCACGTCATCAATCGGGTTGCCCGATTGGGTCGATGAAGCGAGGCCGGATCTCGGTTGGATGACCCAGCGGTCGAGCTGGGTTGGGTACGTGGCCGTTTGTGATGATAAGAGGGAGATCGCACGGATGGGCAGACGCGACATTGTCATTGCCCTCCGTGGAACCTCCACGTGTCTTGAATGGGCGGAGAATTTAAGGGCTCAGCTCATTCAGATGCCCTCGACCGAGGAAGGTGAGCAAAGGCAAGCAAGAGTGGAATGCGGATTTTTGAGCCTCTACAAAACACGCGGGGCTCACGTACCGAGCCTTGCCGAGTCGGTGGTTGAAGAGGTCAGGAGGCTGATGGAGCAATACAAAGGAGAGACATTAAGCATAACTGTGACAGGACACAGCCTTGGTGCTGCCTTAGCCTTGTTAGTAGGCGATGAGCTTAAAACATGCGCCGAGAACATGCCGTCGGTGGCGGTTTTCTCCTTTGGAGGCCCCCGCGTAGGTAACCGAGGATTCACAAAGCGAATGGACGACAAGAATGTGAAGGTATTGAGGATTGTCAACTCCCAAGATGTGATCACGAGGGTTCCGGGTATTTTCGTAGGCGAAGGAGTACTCGAGGAGAAGCTGAAGAACGCAAAGGCCGGAGGATTCATTGACATGATCGACAGGAACATGCCGTTGGCTTACTCACATGTTGGGACAGAACTACGGGTTGACACAAAAATGTCGCCTTACTTGAAGCCCAATGCAGATGTGGCTTGCTGCCATGATTTGGAGGCATATTTGCATTTGGTGGATGGGTTTTTGGCATCTAACTGtccttttagagaaaatgctAAGAGGAGTTTGGCGAGGTTGCTTCAAGATCAAGGATCTAATGTGAAAAAATTGTACATAAGCAAGGCAAATAATTTGACTAGTTTAAATCTTGAAAGAgagttttctcaaaaaaatcTTGAAAGAGAGGGACTGATGGCTACTTGTTTGCCTAGCCCATCTTAA